Proteins co-encoded in one Quercus robur chromosome 8, dhQueRobu3.1, whole genome shotgun sequence genomic window:
- the LOC126694978 gene encoding cytochrome P450 76T24-like: MDHLAFWLILPIVWACIHVLTAALGGRKSGSSTLPPGPRPFPIIGNILELGNKPHQDVAKLSKTYGSLMTLKLGSITTIVISSPDIAKEALQKNDQALSSRTIPDSIQVFNHPKNSMAWLPALARWRNLRKLSATKIFAPQQLDGTQALRQKKVKELFDHLDQCCSGGEVVDIGRVAFITVLNTISNTFFSIDLAQYSSNLQSQEFQDLIFGIMELLGKSNIVDYFPALRLVDPQGIRKRMKSYFTKLIGIFDGIIKERVQLRASSEGSKASNDVLDSFLNLTEEDNSELSCDDFKRLLLDLFIAGIDTTSSTVEWALSELIHNPEKMAKARDELKEVLGKDRLVQEVDISKFPFLRAIVKETLRLHPPAPFLVPHKAETNVEMRGFIVPKNAQILVNVWAMGRDSSIWTNPNLFMPERFLEQDIDFKGKNFELIPFGAGRRICPGLPFANRMVPLMLASLVHFFNWKLADEMNPEDMDMSESETFGLTLHRAKPLRVIPTRV, translated from the exons ATGGACCACCTAGCATTTTGGCTAATACTTCCCATCGTGTGGGCATGCATTCATGTGCTCACTGCCGCTCTAGGAGGCCGGAAGTCTGGCTCTTCAACACTTCCCCCAGGTCCCCGCCCTTTTCCGATCATCGGAAACATCCTGGAGCTGGGCAACAAACCCCATCAAGATGTTGCCAAGCTCTCCAAAACCTATGGATCCCTTATGACTCTCAAGCTTGGGAGCATAACAACCATAGTCATATCCTCTCCAGACATAGCCAAAGAAGCACTGCAAAAAAATGACCAAGCCCTCTCCAGCCGAACTATCCCGGACTCTATCCAAGTATTTAACCACCCCAAAAATTCAATGGCATGGTTGCCCGCGTTGGCTCGTTGGAGGAACCTCAGGAAACTTTCTGCCACGAAAATATTTGCTCCACAACAACTCGATGGCACACAAGCCCTTCGACAGAAAAAGGTGAAAGAATTATTTGACCATCTTGACCAATGTTGCAGTGGTGGGGAAGTGGTTGATATTGGTCGAGTAGCCTTCATTACAGTACTTAATACCATatcaaacacttttttttccaTTGATTTGGCACAGTATAGTTCAAATTTACAGTCCCAAGAGTTCCAGGACCTTATATTTGGTATCATGGAGCTTCTTGGAAAGTCCAACATTGTAGACTATTTCCCAGCACTTCGTTTAGTTGACCCGCAAGGTATACGGAAAAGGATGAAGAgttattttacaaaattgatCGGAATTTTTGATGGTATCATCAAGGAACGAGTACAATTAAGAGCTTCATCAGAGGGTTCTAAGGCAAGCAACGATGTACTAGATTCCTTCCTTAATCTCACTGAAGAAGATAATTCAGAATTAAGCTGCGACGATTTCAAACGTCTGCTTCTG GATTTATTTATTGCAGGGATTGACACAACATCAAGCACTGTTGAATGGGCACTGTCTGAGTTAATACATAACCCTGAAAAAATGGCTAAAGCCCGAGACGAGCTTAAAGAAGTTCTTGGCAAGGATCGGCTAGTTCAAGAAGTGGACATCTCAAAGTTCCCTTTTCTACGAGCAATAGTGAAAGAAACCCTTCGTTTGCACCCACCAGCACCTTTTCTAGTTCCTCACAAGGCTGAGACTAATGTAGAAATGCGTGGCTTTATTGTGCCCAAAAATGCACAAATACTAGTAAACGTGTGGGCAATGGGACGAGACTCAAGCATATGGACAAACCCAAATTTATTTATGCCTGAAAGGTTCTTAGAACAAGACATTGACTTCAAAGGAAAAAACTTCGAGCTAATTCCCTTTGGAGCTGGAAGAAGAATCTGTCCTGGATTGCCGTTTGCTAATCGGATGGTGCCCTTAATGTTGGCATCTCTTGTACATTTCTTTAATTGGAAGCTTGCAGATGAGATGAATCCAGAAGATATGGATATGAGTGAGAGTGAGACCTTTGGACTCACCTTACACAGGGCTAAGCCTCTCCGGGTTATTCCAACTAGAGTGTAA
- the LOC126696035 gene encoding uncharacterized protein LOC126696035: protein MRWVENNGPWNFENNLLLLKRWEKGMTAHNISFTHSPFWLQIWGLPFDMMSEKIGRDIGNSIGNFVTADSKSWSSDQAKFMRIRVNIPLDRPLRRCGVVASPEGEKFQVYFRYERLPVFCFLCGVMGHDVRHCPCLERQTEELPQYGDWLRAQGGSKIGSQRKDQAKTTAMGQNAPPEIAGKGDQDAERRSLEMSGNPEKQKVSRNSTSMSDTDSDLSKSLFQIQIQNSQTREVETERVGLEKAKASKVMSGPKGSIDLSSNIWEPSLGQEHSISAENEEVTSPIKTQKDPVGEQSDNNEIEKAQNRKGRWKKLARGQQTSKGIVMEFNDNTVGIKRSLWAEEEDEEGRKKKARTGDSVSLNLTAVAARQHRREP from the coding sequence ATGAGATGGGTCGAGAATAACGGTCCATGGAATTTTGAGAACAATCTATTGCTTCTCAAAAGATGGGAAAAGGGGATGACAGCACATAACATCTCCTTCACCCATTCTCCATTTTGGCTACAAATTTGGGGCTTGCCGTTTGATATGATGTCGGAGAAAATTGGAAGGGACATTGGCAATAGCATCGGTAATTTTGTGACTGCGGATTCGAAGTCATGGTCTTCAGATCAAGCGAAATTCATGAGAATTCGTGTGAACATCCCGTTGGATAGACCACTAAGGCGGTGCGGAGTTGTGGCTAGCCCGGAAGGGGAGAAATTTCAAGTCTATTTCCGCTATGAGAGACTCCCtgtcttttgttttctttgtggAGTAATGGGGCATGATGTTCGGCATTGTCCATGCCTGGAAAGACAAACAGAAGAACTTCCCCAATATGGTGATTGGTTGAGAGCTCAGGGGGGAAGTAAGATTGGTAGTCAAAGGAAGGATCAAGCAAAGACAACGGCGATGGGACAAAATGCACCACCGGAGATAGCAGGAAAGGGAGATCAGGATGCAGAGAGGAGGAGTCTGGAAATGAGCGGGAATCCCGAAAAGCAAAAGGTTAGTAGAAACTCTACTAGTATGTCAGATACTGATAGTGACTTGTCAAAAtctttatttcaaattcaaattcaaaattctcaaaCTAGAGAGGTAGAAACGGAGAGGGTGGGCCtagaaaaagcaaaagcaaGTAAAGTAATGTCTGGGCCGAAGGGAAGTATAGACCTGAGCAGTAATATCTGGGAACCATCATTGGGCCAGGAGCACTCGATAAGTGCAGAAAATGAGGAAGTAACCAGCccaataaaaacccaaaaagatccAGTTGGAGAACAGAGTGATAATAATGAAATAGAGAAAGCCCAAAATAGAAAAGGAAGGTGGAAGAAGTTAGCCCGTGGTCAACAAACAAGTAAGGGAATAGTAATGGAGTTCAATGATAATACAGTGGGGATAAAGCGTAGTCTCTGggcagaggaagaagatgaggaaGGCAGGAAAAAGAAGGCACGTACAGGTGATTCAGTCTCTCTTAATTTAACGGCGGTGGCTGCTAGGCAGCACCGCCGAGAGCCATGA